A stretch of the Arachis stenosperma cultivar V10309 chromosome 6, arast.V10309.gnm1.PFL2, whole genome shotgun sequence genome encodes the following:
- the LOC130933847 gene encoding putative F-box protein At1g67623: MKRQNARSSVTNSSILFIISNNPSTKFLQMAGSSEKDSKKVDVSVQHECPLNLLPREIWSIIATMVASNSIEDMFNMQATCKVFLGAARSDAVYKHATMSYKSLARFLLKLDGPERRFLDRCMKVENVDAIVRHGFAEYLWFGRLDKGMELLARASTEGSVEADYLYSMLLMFDHEDEEDMVRGVQMMEGFRISGQLESYTNFLTDVCKDTTVTLNELFACI; this comes from the coding sequence ATGAAAAGGCAAAATGCCAGAAGCTCAGTTACAAACTCGTCTATCCTCTTCATAATCTCCAATAATCCATCGACGAAGTTCTTGCAAATGGCCGGAAGTTCCGAGAAGGACTCTAAGAAAGTGGACGTATCCGTTCAGCACGAATGCCCGCTGAATCTCCTTCCTCGCGAAATTTGGTCGATTATTGCCACCATGGTTGCATCGAATTCGATTGAGGATATGTTCAACATGCAAGCGACGTGTAAGGTTTTCCTCGGTGCGGCGAGATCAGACGCTGTATACAAGCATGCGACGATGTCTTATAAATCATTAGCGCGCTTTTTACTTAAACTCGACGGACCTGAAAGGAGATTCCTTGATCGCTGCATGAAAGTGGAAAATGTGGATGCTATAGTCCGACATGGGTTCGCGGAATATCTCTGGTTTGGTCGCCTTGACAAAGGCATGGAACTGCTTGCTAGGGCCTCAACGGAGGGCAGCGTCGAAGCAGATTATCTTTATTCCATGTTGCTAATGTTTGATCACGAAGACGAGGAAGACATGGTTAGGGGTGTTCAAATGATGGAGGGTTTTCGTATTTCTGGGCAGCTCGAGAGCTACACCAATTTCTTGACGGACGTTTGCAAAGATACCACGGTGACCTTAAATGAATTGTTTGCATGCATCTGA